The window CCTTGGTAATACCAAGAATAATACGTGGTATCAACTTTATAGCATCGCCTCTTCTGGCTTACACATTTTTATTGTTTGTAAGTAATTATTTCGCTAACCCATTCAGGATAAAGAAACAGACAGGACTGGTTATAAATTTACTTTTCTTCGTAAATACAATTGCGGCAATTATTTTTTTTAGAACTGATATTTTTTCGGAAAAACTCGCTACGAGAGTATATATTATCCCCTTTTCAATAAGTTTGATTCTGTTATCATACAGCATTTATGTAATATTCAAAAGACGGAAGTTGCTCTTAAAGATTGAGTACATTTATATTATGTCGGTAAGTACAATGATTGCAACTGTAACAGCCTTTGAGGTTATTTTAAATAAAACAGGGTATATTTGGTGTTTTAATTCACTTGCCCTTATACTGATGTTTGTCATTATTCAGCAGGGGGAGCTGTACAAGGATTCACTTACAGGGGCCAGAAACAGACAGGCTTTGAAAAAATGTCTGGATTGCTTTGAAAGACGCAATTTAAGGAGACTGTCAGCGGTAATGCTGGACCTTGACTATTTTAAAAGTATCAATGATTTGTATGGTCACTCCGAGGGGGATTTTGCACTTAAAGCATTTGTAAAAGTGCTGCAAAGAGTATATCTGAATTCAGGAATTGTTTTCCGCACCGGCGGTGATGAATTTCTTGTTCTTATTGATAATAAATCAGAACCCCAGATTCACGACCTTATGAAGAAGGTTTCAGGGGCAATAGAAAAATTTAATGCAGGTGGCAATAAGCCTTACAGTATAAAGTTCAGTTATGCCTTTGGAACATATAATAGAACCGATAAGGGAGTAAATCAGTTTTTACATGAAATAGACCTGCAGATGTACAACAATAAAAACGGCAAAAAAAGAATTTTTGGTGAAGGCCTTCAATCCGGTATTTACGCAGGAATATTATAACATTTTTAAGTTAAAATTCATTCCTTTGTATTGTTTATATTTCGGGAAGTAGGTATAATCTTGATATACACTACATTTAAGGAGGGTCCATATGATAGAATGGAGGGACGAGTTCATTCTTGGAATCGAGAAAATCGATGAACAGCATAAAAAGTTATTTCAGATTGCCTCAGAAATTTATGCTGTTATGAAAAATCAGCTAATTACTGACAAATATGACGAAATTGTACACCTTATTACAGAACTCAAAGATTACACAATCTTTCACTTTACTTACGAAGAAGAATATATGCATAGCATAGGATACCGAAAGCTGCTCTCCCATAAAGTTGAACATCATGACTTTATTGAAAAAATCAGTAATACGGACTATAGCAGAATAGATAAGGATCAGGATCAGTACTTAATGGAATTACTTGATTTTACGGTTGAGTGGATTGCAAATCATATTATGAAAACAGATAGAGCATATATAATGAAATAGAAATTGTTTAAGGTACATT of the Ruminiclostridium papyrosolvens DSM 2782 genome contains:
- a CDS encoding GGDEF domain-containing protein, which produces MQTLINHQLTIISFGILFLFLIYANCVLEKKSVMRSLYLSAAILNLFLTLSNLLLKILLENYTLPLVIPRIIRGINFIASPLLAYTFLLFVSNYFANPFRIKKQTGLVINLLFFVNTIAAIIFFRTDIFSEKLATRVYIIPFSISLILLSYSIYVIFKRRKLLLKIEYIYIMSVSTMIATVTAFEVILNKTGYIWCFNSLALILMFVIIQQGELYKDSLTGARNRQALKKCLDCFERRNLRRLSAVMLDLDYFKSINDLYGHSEGDFALKAFVKVLQRVYLNSGIVFRTGGDEFLVLIDNKSEPQIHDLMKKVSGAIEKFNAGGNKPYSIKFSYAFGTYNRTDKGVNQFLHEIDLQMYNNKNGKKRIFGEGLQSGIYAGIL
- a CDS encoding bacteriohemerythrin; this translates as MIEWRDEFILGIEKIDEQHKKLFQIASEIYAVMKNQLITDKYDEIVHLITELKDYTIFHFTYEEEYMHSIGYRKLLSHKVEHHDFIEKISNTDYSRIDKDQDQYLMELLDFTVEWIANHIMKTDRAYIMK